The following proteins are encoded in a genomic region of Arcobacter cloacae:
- a CDS encoding LL-diaminopimelate aminotransferase has translation MFAEIEFERMKRLPNYVFAEVNNIKMEARRAGEDVIDFSMGNPDGPAPQHITDKLIEASAKPKNHGYSASAGIYKLRLAISNWYKRKYDVDFLDPNKHVCATMGSKEGYVHLVQAIVNVGDVAVVPDPTYPIHSYAFMLNGAAVHKFELSFDDTFKVDEELFFERLQKTIDESIPKVKFVVVNFPHNPSCATVTPEFYTKLVAMAKKERFYIISDIAYADITFDGYKTPSIFQAEGALDVAVECFTLSKSYNMAGWRVGCIVGNEKLIGALKRIKSWLDYGMFTPIQVAATVALDGPQDCVAEHVEKYRKRRDLMLETFADAGWVMNKPNASMFIWAKIPEVAAHLGSMEFSKQLLTQAHVAVSPGIGFGHYGDQYVRIALIENEKRIRQAAKNIKKYLKSLEK, from the coding sequence GTGTTTGCAGAAATTGAATTTGAAAGAATGAAAAGACTTCCAAACTATGTGTTTGCGGAAGTTAATAATATCAAAATGGAAGCAAGACGTGCAGGGGAAGATGTAATTGATTTTTCTATGGGAAATCCTGATGGTCCAGCACCACAACATATCACAGATAAATTAATAGAAGCATCTGCTAAACCAAAAAACCATGGATATAGTGCAAGTGCAGGAATTTATAAATTAAGACTTGCTATTTCAAATTGGTATAAAAGAAAATATGATGTTGATTTCTTAGATCCAAATAAACACGTATGTGCAACAATGGGTTCAAAAGAGGGTTATGTTCATTTAGTTCAAGCAATAGTAAATGTTGGTGATGTAGCTGTTGTTCCAGACCCTACTTATCCAATTCACTCTTATGCATTTATGCTAAATGGAGCTGCTGTTCATAAATTTGAATTATCATTTGATGATACATTTAAAGTTGATGAAGAACTGTTTTTTGAAAGATTACAAAAAACTATTGATGAGTCTATTCCAAAAGTAAAATTTGTAGTTGTAAACTTCCCACACAATCCTTCTTGTGCGACAGTTACACCTGAATTTTATACAAAATTAGTAGCTATGGCTAAAAAAGAGAGATTTTATATAATCTCTGATATAGCTTATGCTGATATTACATTTGATGGATATAAAACTCCTTCAATTTTTCAAGCAGAAGGTGCTTTAGATGTTGCTGTTGAGTGTTTTACTTTAAGTAAATCATACAATATGGCTGGATGGAGAGTAGGGTGTATTGTTGGAAATGAGAAATTAATTGGAGCATTAAAAAGAATTAAATCTTGGCTTGATTATGGAATGTTTACTCCAATTCAAGTTGCTGCTACTGTTGCACTTGATGGTCCACAAGATTGTGTTGCTGAACATGTTGAGAAATATAGAAAAAGAAGAGATTTAATGCTTGAAACATTTGCAGATGCTGGTTGGGTTATGAATAAACCAAATGCATCTATGTTTATTTGGGCAAAAATCCCAGAAGTGGCAGCACATTTAGGAAGTATGGAATTCTCAAAACAGTTATTAACACAAGCTCATGTGGCTGTAAGTCCTGGTATTGGATTTGGACACTATGGTGACCAGTATGTAAGAATTGCTTTAATTGAAAATGAAAAAAGAATTAGACAAGCTGCAAAAAATATAAAGAAATATTTAAAATCATTAGAAAAATAG
- a CDS encoding homoserine dehydrogenase, translated as MLRVGIIGVGTVGASVANILRDNKNIITARAGKEIIPTIGVVSNLHKKRDVDIKLTDNIDDVLNDNSIDIIVELMGGIEKPHEIVKKALQKGKAVVTANKALLAYHRYELQELAGDIPFEFEAAVAGGIPIINALRDGLSANHIKSIQGIMNGTCNYMLTRMINDGVSYDEILKEAQDLGYAEADPTFDVGGFDASHKLLILASIAYGIDAKPEDILIEGIDTITNADIEFAKEFEYSIKLLGIAKKVGQEIELRVHPVLIPQDKMIAKVDGVMNGISVVGDKVGETMFYGAGAGGDATASAVVANIIDIARRGKGSPMLGFEKQPGEKLSLMSKENISTKYYLRLEVADKSGTLAKIATILGDNSISIEAMLQKPLKNGSANLLLTTHTCVEKDILKAMKEVENSGVVLVKPAMIRIEE; from the coding sequence ATGTTAAGAGTTGGAATTATTGGAGTTGGAACAGTAGGAGCTAGTGTTGCAAATATTTTAAGAGATAACAAAAATATTATCACCGCACGTGCTGGGAAAGAGATAATTCCGACTATTGGAGTAGTTTCAAATTTACATAAAAAAAGAGATGTTGATATCAAACTTACAGACAATATTGATGATGTTTTAAATGATAATTCAATTGATATAATTGTTGAGTTAATGGGTGGAATTGAAAAGCCACATGAAATAGTAAAAAAAGCTTTACAAAAAGGTAAAGCTGTAGTTACTGCAAATAAAGCCTTATTGGCATATCATAGATACGAACTTCAGGAACTTGCTGGTGATATTCCATTTGAGTTTGAAGCAGCAGTTGCAGGTGGTATTCCAATTATTAATGCCTTAAGAGATGGATTAAGTGCAAATCATATCAAATCTATTCAAGGTATTATGAATGGAACTTGTAACTATATGCTAACTCGTATGATAAATGATGGTGTTAGTTATGATGAAATTTTAAAAGAAGCTCAAGATTTAGGATATGCAGAAGCAGATCCTACTTTTGATGTTGGTGGATTTGATGCATCTCATAAACTTTTGATTTTAGCTTCTATTGCTTATGGAATTGATGCAAAACCTGAAGATATTTTAATTGAAGGTATTGATACTATTACTAATGCTGATATTGAGTTTGCAAAAGAGTTTGAATACTCTATAAAATTACTAGGAATTGCTAAAAAAGTAGGGCAAGAAATAGAATTAAGAGTTCATCCTGTTTTAATACCTCAAGATAAAATGATTGCAAAAGTTGATGGTGTTATGAATGGTATCTCTGTTGTAGGAGATAAAGTCGGAGAAACTATGTTTTATGGAGCAGGAGCAGGTGGTGATGCAACAGCATCTGCGGTTGTTGCAAACATAATTGATATAGCAAGACGAGGGAAGGGCTCTCCAATGCTTGGTTTTGAAAAACAACCAGGAGAGAAACTCTCTTTAATGTCAAAAGAAAATATCTCTACAAAATACTATTTAAGACTTGAGGTTGCTGATAAATCTGGAACATTAGCAAAAATAGCTACTATTTTAGGAGATAATTCTATTTCTATTGAAGCAATGTTACAAAAACCACTAAAAAATGGTAGTGCAAATCTTCTTTTAACAACTCATACATGCGTTGAAAAAGATATTTTAAAAGCTATGAAAGAGGTAGAAAACTCAGGAGTAGTTTTAGTAAAACCTGCAATGATAAGAATAGAGGAATAA
- the rsmI gene encoding 16S rRNA (cytidine(1402)-2'-O)-methyltransferase, with the protein MLCLVPTPIGNLEDISNRSLRVLMEAELIFCEDTRVTKKLLNLLGEKYNIDFSNKEYKSFHSHNENQILKTLDKETFSKNVVYVSDAGMPCVSDPGATLVDFCIKNQIPYDVLPGANAILTAYAMSGFSHTTFSFYGFLDHKGASRASKLDDLLNDDKLAILYESPHRLLKLLEELKEKEPNRTIFLAKEITKLHQTTYKDSAINLFEEFKSINIRGEWVVIVEPKEKIGFNLDLNDILSLDIAPKIKAKLIAKMTGQSVKEVYQQFLDRIPS; encoded by the coding sequence AGGTCTTTAAGGGTTCTTATGGAGGCGGAACTTATTTTTTGTGAAGATACAAGAGTAACAAAAAAGCTTCTAAACCTTTTGGGTGAAAAATATAATATAGATTTCTCAAATAAAGAGTATAAATCTTTTCACTCACACAATGAAAATCAAATTTTAAAAACTTTAGATAAAGAGACTTTTTCTAAAAATGTTGTTTACGTAAGTGATGCTGGAATGCCTTGTGTTAGTGACCCAGGGGCTACACTTGTAGATTTTTGCATAAAAAATCAAATTCCTTACGATGTACTTCCAGGTGCAAATGCTATTTTAACTGCATATGCAATGAGTGGATTTTCACATACAACTTTTTCTTTTTATGGATTTTTAGACCATAAAGGCGCAAGTAGGGCATCAAAACTTGATGATTTATTAAATGATGACAAATTAGCAATTTTATATGAATCACCACACAGACTTCTAAAACTTTTAGAAGAGTTAAAAGAAAAAGAGCCAAATAGAACAATATTTTTAGCAAAAGAGATAACAAAACTTCATCAAACAACTTATAAAGATTCTGCAATAAATCTCTTTGAAGAGTTTAAAAGTATCAATATAAGAGGTGAATGGGTTGTAATAGTTGAACCAAAAGAAAAAATTGGTTTTAATCTTGATTTAAATGATATTCTTTCTTTAGATATAGCTCCAAAAATTAAAGCTAAATTAATAGCAAAAATGACTGGACAATCAGTAAAAGAGGTTTATCAACAATTTTTGGATAGAATCCCCTCATGA
- the rlmB gene encoding 23S rRNA (guanosine(2251)-2'-O)-methyltransferase RlmB, with product MIIYGKQIVLYVLDKHPDLIEEVFLSKEIDKKLFTRFAKLDKKIHKLDNQKAQALAKGGNHQGFFLKLKHVEYTNIKEFKKMNFILVLDGVTDVGNIGAIARTAYSLGIEGLIAADIKTVNDSGILRTSSGALLDLPFLVHPRSVDLASELIDAGFTLIGATTDGVDLKKYGKIEKTDKVALFLGSEGTGISPKVAKKLDLKVSIAMEHEFDSLNVSVAAGILIYNLKR from the coding sequence ATGATAATATATGGAAAACAAATCGTACTTTATGTACTTGACAAACACCCTGATTTAATAGAAGAAGTTTTTCTTTCTAAAGAAATAGATAAAAAACTTTTCACAAGGTTTGCAAAACTTGACAAAAAAATCCACAAGTTGGATAATCAAAAAGCTCAAGCATTAGCAAAAGGTGGAAACCATCAAGGTTTCTTTTTAAAACTAAAACATGTTGAATATACAAACATAAAAGAGTTCAAAAAAATGAACTTTATTTTAGTTTTAGATGGTGTTACAGATGTTGGAAACATTGGTGCAATTGCTAGAACTGCTTATTCTTTAGGAATTGAAGGTTTAATAGCTGCTGATATTAAAACTGTAAATGATTCTGGAATTTTAAGAACAAGTTCTGGTGCTTTACTTGATTTACCATTTTTAGTACATCCAAGATCAGTTGATTTAGCAAGTGAATTAATTGATGCAGGATTTACACTAATTGGTGCAACAACAGATGGTGTTGATTTAAAAAAATATGGCAAAATTGAAAAAACTGATAAAGTTGCATTATTTTTAGGAAGTGAAGGAACTGGGATTTCTCCTAAAGTTGCTAAAAAACTTGATTTAAAAGTATCTATTGCTATGGAACATGAGTTTGATTCATTAAATGTATCTGTTGCTGCTGGAATTTTGATTTATAATCTAAAAAGATAA
- a CDS encoding MATE family efflux transporter, with product MKNNQIKLTSQDIPTLLRQLAIPASIGMFFNTMYNVVDTFYAGLISTQAVSALTLSFMVFFLIIGLGYGFSSAITAILGNSFGKKREKLASIYAHKGIVFIPFIGFILSIIGYIFAPSMFILLGAKEEYLQDAITYINPILFGTIFFMFNFSLNAVLVALGDTKTYRNTLIFGFFANLILNPLFMFGFLFIPAMGLSGIAIATVLIQIINMIYLFYKVYKTRVIHFEKLLYFLPDFRVYKLFLSQGIPSSLNMLIMSIGSVILTYFVAQYGLMAVAGYGIAYRVEQLMLLPTLGLSTAVLTIISNNYGAKKYDRVLETLKVAMKYGFILSTIGIITLTILGKTLIALFDSNEIVVDFGITYLLVEIWIFYAYVVLFICVSTLQAIKKPKMILYIALYRQIVAKLIIAYLIVKIFELDFVYLWIGILIMIYSAAFFAYFYTKNLLKKSCNILL from the coding sequence TTGAAAAATAATCAAATAAAACTAACTTCTCAAGATATTCCTACTTTACTAAGACAACTTGCTATTCCAGCAAGTATAGGAATGTTTTTTAATACTATGTATAATGTTGTTGATACATTTTATGCTGGACTTATCTCTACACAAGCAGTTTCTGCTTTAACACTTTCCTTTATGGTATTTTTTTTAATAATTGGTTTAGGTTATGGCTTTAGTTCTGCTATAACTGCTATTTTAGGAAACTCTTTTGGAAAAAAAAGAGAAAAGCTAGCATCAATTTATGCCCATAAAGGTATTGTTTTTATTCCATTTATTGGATTTATACTCTCTATTATTGGTTATATATTTGCTCCTTCTATGTTTATTTTACTTGGTGCTAAAGAAGAGTATCTACAAGATGCAATAACATATATAAATCCTATCTTATTTGGAACAATATTTTTTATGTTTAATTTCTCTTTAAATGCTGTCTTAGTTGCTTTAGGAGATACAAAAACTTATAGAAATACACTTATTTTTGGATTTTTTGCAAACTTAATATTAAATCCTTTATTTATGTTTGGATTTTTATTTATTCCAGCTATGGGACTTAGTGGAATAGCTATAGCAACCGTTTTGATTCAGATTATAAATATGATTTATCTTTTTTACAAAGTTTATAAAACAAGAGTTATTCACTTTGAAAAACTTTTATATTTTTTACCTGATTTTAGAGTTTATAAGCTCTTTTTATCTCAAGGAATTCCATCTAGTTTAAATATGCTTATTATGTCTATTGGTTCGGTTATTCTTACATATTTTGTTGCTCAATATGGTCTTATGGCTGTTGCTGGATATGGAATAGCTTATAGAGTAGAACAACTAATGCTTTTACCAACTCTTGGATTAAGTACAGCTGTTTTAACCATCATATCAAATAACTACGGTGCAAAAAAATATGATAGGGTTTTAGAGACTTTAAAAGTTGCCATGAAATATGGGTTTATTTTATCAACAATCGGAATTATCACACTTACTATTTTAGGTAAAACTCTTATTGCTTTATTTGATTCAAATGAAATAGTTGTTGATTTTGGAATAACTTATTTATTGGTTGAAATTTGGATTTTTTATGCTTATGTAGTATTATTTATTTGTGTATCAACCCTACAAGCTATAAAAAAACCTAAAATGATTTTATATATAGCTTTGTATAGACAAATCGTAGCAAAACTTATAATTGCTTATTTAATAGTAAAAATATTTGAACTAGATTTTGTTTATCTATGGATTGGAATTTTAATTATGATTTATAGTGCTGCATTTTTCGCATATTTTTATACAAAAAATTTATTAAAGAAGAGTTGTAATATTTTACTATAG